A single window of Carassius auratus strain Wakin chromosome 9, ASM336829v1, whole genome shotgun sequence DNA harbors:
- the ranbp2 gene encoding RANBP2-like and GRIP domain-containing protein 5/6 isoform X5: MRRSKADVERYISSVQNASPSQKTKTLKGFLFAKLYFEAKEYELAKRHVSEYLTVQPKDPKAHKFLGQLFERDGETDKAVGCYKRSVDLNPAQHDLVLKVAELLCSKPQHDSRAEFWVEKAARLLPGHPAVFNLREKLLSAQSGSNQLYELLQAELKLRPTDTYINQKLVQLYSAEGRLEDAVKHCLAVEKTGILRHCLEWYQLLVSTLQEYLCQPSVSSNEQASRKFHKELLLAQCSRVRLTLTLKDCEESTAALWSFDCAMQDLKNTATNRKDELAEVFTEMRAHLYLYAGTLLLKRAQDGPQQWRTVLDLAALCYLISYQAPRPKARSLKSEQVSHEPLELLACDRQSQAGHMLLNLSQDVEQLLKDVVESFGNRSGPGHLFDQLFGAQIQEQHSFICNDDIHVLSVHAPKAADLAKWDSGAVMLHAGDLQQLVWLGLQWALMGQSVSLQDWLKQLFPRLTLETSKLDTNAPESICLLDLEVFVSGVVFCSQTQLQERVKMTSCSQPLEPRCLPLHIMKLLSSDRQREWWDAVYSLIHKRAQPGTSAKLRLVVQHGLGTLRAGEKHGLQPALLIHWAKHLTDMAERGNSYYDQKEYAGRSVHYWKVVLPLLEKVRHKRSIPEPLQPMFMHFQSKDIQPSQVRVYEEDATISFATLLDIEGNTEEAISKLEQLNSLSSNWHLAKIYQRLSEEAGNGLEETQGRCTDFLLKFRKYLTQIYQASAEDLEKLPVSMEEVMDLLNEVNQQLVGEVDEDQLEYPVTSSPGQPTEGHVKFSTPSSSKSVTSPSKRSVFSPKTPPHWVEDQKSLLQMLCQQVEALKNEVHDLRHNSPDATASSYRMYRDNYAAEGLQETFPAAQTFHGVPLTVATTGPSVYYNQSPAYNSQYLLRTAANVTPTKGPVYGMNRLPPQQHMYAYQQSTHTPPLQSTPACMYPQEQVFGPPIRFESPATSLLSPYSEEYYGHNVPQPTVNPTLPEPGYFTKPCPVTSTQSTRSTESKAVDPKISFGPQFTGEPAKVPNFGGVAAGPTTTSSTAFKFNSNFKSNDGDFTFSSAQVKNSESLLGLLTSDIPPKAEVSSEPKHQTQDQLPSQKEVFTFGSKSAAGFSFTDGAPNKMSIFGNTDQRFSFTSGTKTTLGNSEAREEKSGESDNDGTHVEEDEDGPHFEPIVPLPDKVDVKTGEEEEEEMFCKRAKLFRFDSETKEWKERGIGSIKILKHKSSGKVRLLMRREQVLKICANHYITADMVLKPNAGSDKSWVWYAMDYADEMPKTEQLAIRFKTADEATLFKVKFEEAQKFLSESPQGQQTEKKSETPKPQVSSKEVDLKTLFSKKAGEWDCDVCCVRNAPTSAVCVACNSAAPSTAQVKPVEEPKGSGPVAPPAKLFSFGLSGDSAKSATSTDICSKGFTFGSASFKFGSNDAVETSAGFGAQAEKNTSQTDAPQREKVSAAPAVPFGTGFGAVDTSTGFGAQAEKKTSQADAPQREKVSTAPAVPFGTGFGAVDTSTGFGAQAEKKTSQADAPQREKVSAAPAVPFGTGFGAQFAKKDGQWDCDSCLVRNDASATECVSCKAPCSTVKTNAASKGGLAAMFGKKAGQWDCDTCLVRNEGSSSHCVSCQTANPNMKNKTSAAPSSSSFTFSFGSSSSQPAATGFKANFNPGPAFQFGTSKEKTSLEAFKFESSTTEAEKSSGSSTFAFSMPTPVGGFKFGIAESEAKPSDGQSQNGSASGLLKNIAAHHKEKENEKEAAPSSSEQSVDSDSQDNNPLFTGKPNTFSFADLAKTQGSFQFGQEDPTFKGFAGAGEPLFTGLYPGPKADTSVDQDDEMYKTEENDNIQFEPVVQMPEKVDLVTGEEDEKVLYSQRVKLFRFDTETNQWKERGVGNLKLLKNNQNGRLRVLMRREQVLKVCANHWITTTMNLKPLSGSDRAWMWLASDFSDGDAKLEQLAAKFKTPELAEEFKLKFEESQRLLLDIPLQTPHKLTNTGRTAHLIQKAEEMKSGLKDLKSFLTSQNKDDESADTSHSTSAVVVKLDSEGTAHTLEWDNYDLHEEVHKDYGSSSVRDTPLQPDPVAKNLFRFGESSSGFSFCFQPILSPSKSPSKLNQSQASIGTDDEQEVSQEEERDGQYFEPVVPLPDLVEVSTGEENEQVLFSHRAKLYRYDKDLNQWKERGIGDLKILQHYETKRVRLVMRRDQVLKLCANHWIVSNMKLEPMKGAEKAWIWSAFDFAEGQGKVEQLAVRFKLQETANAFSEIFEEAKTAQEKDTLLTPFSAKLPASTQEMLCGKAAVAVLEETTKERTGISEESSPKLDQTPQSTKNVVSPPNLEDEEAGASRLKTSGAAVASQSSVQTPFSIPTRSLDFRLFKNNPMAFWTCTSANQSEARVYSPSEKKSAQDVSDDDIEIVFECKPTRAQAELAARLMLPPTFFCYKNSPGYISDEDSDDEDFESAVRNLKGKLYVDGADGASDHDSEVTLVWEKRPTADEEQRARRLLLPPTFLCGVSSDSEAEAEKLDDFSTEVQKVQQAQVKPVRWESGPQEISVSSSAPQDTQVKPVRWESGPQEISGSSSAPQDTQVKPEPSDGGAEERQTDGSRPIDLSTKRSSESDSSTATALSFGFTSAAGFSFAELAKTSGEFAFGKKDAGFSWSGAGASVFGSAAAQTKEAEEEDSDDETPHSDEIHFEPIVSLPEVEVRSGEEDEEILFKERAKLYRWDRELNQWKERGVGDIKILFHPEKKSYRLLMRREQVLKVCANHTISPGIELKPMNTSANALVWTATDYSEGDGKVEQLAAKFKTPELAESFRRAFTDTQTRMSQTDAAQTSAAEALSRDSNPVVFFDISIDEEHAGRVVMELFAHIVPRTAENFRALCTGEKGFGYRRSVFHRIIPDFMCQGGDFTSHDGTGGRSIYGGKFEDESFEVRHTGPGLLSMANRGRDTNNSQFFITLKKAEHLDFKHVAFGFVKDGMDVVRRMGELGTKDGKPTHTISISECGQIL, encoded by the exons AAGACACTCAAAGGATTTCTGTTTGCTAAGCTCTACTTCGAGGCTAAGGAGTATGAGCTGGCTAAAAG ACATGTCTCCGAGTATCTGACCGTCCAGCCCAAGGATCCTAAAGCACACAAGTTCCTCGGTCAGCTGTTTGAGCGTGACGGAGAAACAGACAAAGCTGTGGGATGCTACAAG CGCTCGGTGGATCTGAATCCGGCTCAGCACGATCTGGTTCTGAAGGTGGCTGAGCTACTGTGCAGTAAACCCCAGCATGACAGTCGAGCTGAGTTCTGGGTGGAGAAAGCGGCCAGGCTTCTGCCAGGACACCCGGCCGTCTTCAATCTGAGG GAGAAGCTTCTGAGTGCTCAGAGTGGCTCTAACCAGCTGTACGAGCTGCTGCAGGCGGAGCTGAAACTGCGGCCCACCGACACCTACATCAACCAGAAGCTGGTGCAGCTCTACAGCGCAGAGGGCCGGCTCGAGGACGCCGTCAAACACTGCCTCGCCGTGGAGAAGACCGGCATCCTGAGACACTGTCTGGAGTGGTACCAGCTGTTGGTCAGCACCCTGCAG GAGTACCTGTGTCAGCCGAGTGTGTCGTCGAACGAACAGGCGTCACGCAAGTTTCACAAAGAGCTGCTGCTGGCTCAGTGCAGCCGAGTGAGACTGACGCTGACACTGAAGGACTGTGAGGAGAGCACCGCTGCCCTCTGgag TTTTGACTGTGCCATGCAGGATCTGAAGAACACGGCCACAAACAGGAAGGATGAGCTGGCGGAGGTGTTCACGGAGATGAGGGCGCACCTGTACCTGTACGCCGGGACACTGCTGCTGAAGAGAGCCCAGGACGGGCCGCAGCAGTGGAGGACCGTGCTGGATCTGGCTGCTCTCTGTTATCTCATATCTTATCAG GCTCCCAGACCCAAAGCCAGGAGCCTGAAGAGTGAGCAGGTGTCCCATGAGCCTCTGGAGCTGCTGGCCTGTGATCGTCAGAGTCAGGCGGGTCACATGCTGCTGAACCTGAGCCAGGACGTGGAGCAGCTGCTGAAGGATGTGGTGGAGTCGTTCGGGAACCGGAGTGGCCCGGGTCATCTGTTTGATCAGCTGTTCGGTGCACAGATACAGGAGCAGCACTCCTTCATCTGTAACGATGACATCCATGTACTCAGCGTACACGCGCCCAAAGCCGCTGATCTGGCCAAGTGGGACAGTG gagCGGTGATGCTGCACGCGGGTGATCTGCAGCAGCTGGTGTGGCTCGGCCTGCAGTGGGCGCTAATGGGTCAAAGCGTGAGTCTGCAGGACTGGCTCAAGCAGCTCTTCCCTCGCCTCACGCTCGAGACCTCAAAACTGGACACCAACGCACCAGAATCCATCTGCCTGCTGGACCTGGAG gtgttCGTGAGCGGTGTGGTGTTCTGCAGTCAGACACAGCTGCAGGAGCGGGTGAAGATGACGTCCTGCTCTCAGCCGCTCGAGCCTCGCTGTCTGCCGCTGCACATCATGAAGCTGCTGTCgtctgacagacagagagagtggTGGGACGCCGTCTACAGCCTGATCCACAAGAGAGCGCA GCCCGGGACGTCTGCTAAACTGCGTCTGGTCGTGCAGCACGGTCTGGGCACGCTGCGTGCCGGAGAGAAACACGGCCTTCAGCCGGCTCTGCTCATACACTGGGCTAAACACCTGACTGACATG gccgAGCGGGGGAACTCTTACTACGATCAGAAGGAGTATGCTGGACGCAGTGTGCACTACTGGAAGGTTGTGCTCCCCCTGCTGGAGAAGGTGCGACACAAACGCAGCATCCCTGAACCCCTGCAGCCCATGTTCATGCACTTCCAGAGCAAAGACATACAG CCTTCTCAGGTGCGAGTCTATGAGGAAGATGCCACCATAAGCTTCGCCACACTCCTTGACATCGAGGGCAACACTGAGGAGGCAATCTCAAAGCTGGAGCAGCTCAACAGCCTCTCGTCTAACTGGCATCTGGCGAAG ATCTATCAGAGGCTGTCAGAGGAGGCAGGAAACGGGCTTGAGGAGACTCAGGGCAGGTGCACCGACTTCCTCCTGAAGTTCAGGAAGTACTTGACTCAGATTTATCAGGCCAGTGCCGAGGATTTGGAGAAG TTGCCTGTATCGATGGAGGAGGTGATGGATTTGTTGAACGAGGTCAACCAGCAGCTTGTTGGTGAGGtggatgaagatcagctggaatATCCTGTGACATCCAGTCCCGGTCAGCCCACTGAAGGACATGTTAAATTCTCCACCCCTTCCTCATCCAAGAGTGTCACGTCACCATCCAAAAGATCTGTG TTCTCCCCCAAAACACCACCTCACTGGGTGGAGGACCAGAAGTCACTGCTGCAGATGTTATGCCAGCAGGTCGAGGCCTTGAAG AATGAGGTTCATGACCTGCGTCATAATTCTCCAGATGCCACAGCATCCTCATATAGGATGTATAGAGACAACTATGCTGCAGAAGGACTTCAGGAAACATTTCCTGCAGCGCAGACGTTCCACGGTGTTCCTCTCACTG TTGCTACTACAGGTCCCTCTGTGTACTACAACCAGTCTCCAGCATATAATTCACAGTATCTTCTACGCACTGCTGCAAATGTTACACCAACAAAG GGCCCAGTATATGGGATGAATCGTCTTCCTCCACAGCAGCATATGTATGCCTACCAACAATCAACACATACCCCACCTCTTCAGTCAACACCCGCATGCATGTATCCTCAAGAGCAAGTCTTCGGTCCTCCCATCCGGTTTGAGTCACCAGCTACATCCTTACTCTCCCCATACAGTGAGGAGTATTATGGTCACAACGTTCCTCAGCCCACAGTCAATCCAACGTTGCCAGAGCCTGGATATTTCACTAAGCCATGTCCTGTTACATCCACACAGTCAACCAGGAGCACTGAAAGCAAGGCTGTCGACCCCAAAATTAGTTTTGGGCCGCAGTTCACAGGTGAACCTGCTAAGGTTCCCAACTTTGGAGGAGTAGCTGCCGGCCCAACAACAACATCCTCAACAGCATTCAAGTTCAACTCCAATTTCAAGTCCAATGATGGTGATTTCACCTTCTCTTCTGCTCAAGTTAAAAATAGTGAAAGCCTCTTGGGACTTCTGACATCAGATATTCCTCCCAAAGCTGAGGTTTCGTCAGAACCAAAACATCAGACCCAAGACCAGCTGCCTAGCCAGAAAGAAGTCTTTACCTTTGGGAGTAAAAGTGCAGCAGGATTTTCATTCACTGATGGTGCTCCGAACAAGATGAGTATTTTTGGCAACACCGATCAAAGATTTAGTTTTACAAGTGGAACCAAGACAACATTAGGGAATTCAGAGGCTCGGGAAGAGAAAAGTGGTGAAAGCGACAATGATGGCACCCATGTGGAAGAAGATGAGGATGGGCCTCATTTTGAGCCCATTGTGCCTCTACCTGATAAGGTCGATGTGAAAActggtgaggaggaggaggaggagatgttCTGCAAGAGAGCAAAACTCTTCCGATTTGATTCTGAGACTAAAGAATGGAAAGAGAGGGGCATTGGCAGTATCAAAATCCTCAAACACAAAAGCTCCGGGAAAGTTCGTCTGTTAATGAGGAGGGAGCAGGTTCTGAAAATCTGCGCCAATCACTATATCACTGCTGATATGGTCCTCAAACCAAATGCTGGATCTGACAAATCCTGGGTGTGGTACGCTATGGACTATGCAGATGAAATGCCAAAGACTGAGCAGTTGGCCATTCGTTTTAAAACCGCAGACGAGGCAACACTGTTTAAAGTTAAATTTGAGGAAGCTCAAAAGTTCCTTTCGGAATCCCCACAAGGACAACAGACTGAAAAGAAAAGCGAAACTCCAAAGCCTCAGGTTTCATCCAAAGAAGTGGATCTCAAAACCCTGTTTTCCAAGAAGGCGGGTGAATGGGATTGTGACGTGTGCTGTGTAAGAAACGCTCCCACGTCTGCGGTATGTGTGGCCTGCAACAGTGCAGCTCCTTCTACAGCACAAGTCAAACCTGTAGAGGAGCCCAAAGGCTCTGGGCCTGTGGCTCCTCCTGCCAAATtgttttcttttggactttctggAGATTCTGCTAAAAGTGCCACCAGCACTGATATCTGCTCGAAGGGCTTCACGTTTGGATCGGCTTCTTTTAAGTTTGGATCAAACGATGCTGTGGAGACATCTGCTGGCTTTGGAGCTCAGGCTGAGAAGAATACAAGTCAGACTGATGCACCACAGCGAGAGAAAGTGTCAGCAGCTCCAGCAGTCCCATTTGGCACTGGATTTGGTGCGGTGGACACATCTACTGGCTTTGGAGCTCAGGCTGAGAAGAAAACAAGTCAGGCTGATGCACCACAGCGAGAGAAAGTGTCAACAGCTCCAGCAGTCCCATTTGGCACTGGATTTGGTGCGGTGGACACATCTACTGGCTTTGGAGCTCAGGCTGAGAAGAAAACAAGTCAGGCTGATGCACCACAGCGAGAGAAAGTGTCAGCAGCTCCAGCAGTCCCATTTGGCACTGGATTTGGTGCTCAGTTTGCCAAGAAAGATGGTCAGTGGGACTGTGACTCCTGCCTAGTGAGGAATGATGCCTCGGCAACTGAATGCGTTTCTTGCAAAGCCCCCTGCAGCACTGTAAAAACTAATGCAGCATCGAAAGGTGGGCTAGCTGCCATGTTTGGTAAAAAAGCTGGTCAGTGGGATTGTGACACTTGCCTGGTAAGAAATGAAGGTTCATCTAGTCATTGTGTTTCATGCCAGACAGCAAacccaaatatgaaaaacaagACCTCTGCTGCACCATCAAGTTCCTCTTTTACCTTCAGTTTTGGTAGTTCTAGCAGCCAACCTGCTGCGACAGGATTTAAAGCCAATTTCAATCCAGGCCCTGCTTTTCAGTTCGGCACAAGTAAGGAAAAAACATCCTTAGAAGCCTTCAAGTTTGAGTCCTCCACAACTGAAGCTGAAAAGTCATCAGGCAGTTCCACTTTTGCGTTTTCCATGCCGACGCCTGTTGGCGGATTTAAGTTTGGCATTGCAGAATCTGAGGCAAAACCATCAGACGGACAGTCCCAAAATGGATCTGCATCTGGCCTCCTCAAAAATATTGCTGCGCAtcacaaagagaaagagaatgaaaaagAGGCAGCCCCAAGTTCCTCAGAACAGTCTGTAGACTCTGATAGTCAAGATAATAATCCCCTCTTTACTGGTAAGCCTAACACCTTTAGTTTCGCTGACTTGGCAAAGACACAAGGCAGTTTTCAGTTTGGCCAGGAGGATCCCACTTTCAAAGGCTTTGCAGGGGCTGGCGAGCCTCTCTTTACAGGGTTGTATCCTGGGCCCAAGGCCGACACCTCTGTCGATCAAGATGATGAAATGTACAAAACTGAGGAGAATGACAATATTCAGTTTGAGCCTGTTGTTCAGATGCCAGAGAAGGTCGACCTTGTTACAGGTGAAGAAGATGAGAAAGTCTTGTATTCACAGCGTGTCAAACTCTTCAGATTTGATACAGAAACAAACCAATGGAAAGAAAGAGGAGTCGGCAACCTAAAACTGCTCAAGAATAACCAGAACGGGAGACTGCGAGTTCTTATGAGGAGAGAGCAGGTGTTGAAAGTGTGTGCTAATCATTGGATCACAACCACAATGAACTTAAAGCCCCTCTCAGGCTCGGATCGAGCCTGGATGTGGTTGGCCAGTGACTTCTCAGATGGAGATGCCAAATTAGAACAACTTGCGGCAAAATTCAAAACACCTGAGCTTGCAGAAGAATTCAAGCTGAAATTTGAGGAGAGTCAGAGACTGCTTTTGGATATTCCTTTGCAGACCCCTCACAAGCTCACAAACACTGGAAGAACAGCCCATCTTATACAGAAAGCTGAAGAAATGAAATCTGGACTTAAGGACCTCAAATCATTCTTGACTTCCCAAAACAAGGACGATGAAAGTGCCGATACAAGTCATAGTACTTCTGCAGTTGTAGTTAAGCTCGACTCTGAGGGCACTGCACACACTTTAGAATGGGATAATTACGATTTGCATGAGGAAGTGCACAAGGACTATGGCAGCTCCTCTGTGCGTGATACTCCTTTGCAGCCAGATCCAGTTGCTAAAAATTTATTCCGCTTTGGCGAGTCGTCCTCAGGGTTTAGTTTCTGTTTTCAGCCTATTCTCAGTCCCTCTAAGTCCCCATCTAAGCTAAACCAGAGCCAGGCTTCCATTGGCACAGATGATGAGCAAGAAGTGTCTCAGGAGGAAGAGCGAGATGGTCAGTACTTTGAGCCTGTTGTGCCACTGCCTGATCTTGTTGAGGTCTCAACCGGAGAGGAGAACGAGCAAGTCCTTTTCAGTCACCGGGCCAAATTATACCGCTACGATAAAGATCTTAATCAGTGGAAGGAACGAGGTATAGGAGACCTTAAAATACTACAGCACTATGAAACTAAGCGTGTTAGACTTGTGATGAGGCGGGACCAGGTCCTCAAACTGTGTGCGAACCATTGGATTGTTTCCAATATGAAGCTTGAGCCCATGAAAGGAGCCGAGAAAGCGTGGATCTGGAGTGCCTTTGATTTTGCTGAGGGGCAGGGCAAGGTGGAACAGCTGGCAGTTCGATTTAAACTGCAGGAAACCGCAAATGCTTTCAGTGAAATTTTCGAAGAGGCAAAGACTGCCCAAGAAAAAGACACTCTACTGACCCCGTTTTCTGCAAAACTACCTGCCTCCACCCAGGAGATGCTTTGTGGCAAGGCTGCAGTTGCTGTACTTGAGGAAACAACAAAAGAACGTACTGGAATCTCTGAAGAAAGCAGTCCTAAACTGGATCAGACACCTCAAAGCACCAAGAATGTGGTCTCTCCTCCAAA TTTAGAAGACGAGGAAGCGGGTGCCTCGAGACTGAAAACCTCTGGAGCAGCAGTGGCCAGCCAGTCATCGGTCCAGACTCCTTTCAGCATACCAACAAGAA gTTTGGATTTTAGGCTTTTCAAAAATAATCCTATGGCTTTTTGGACCTGTACATCAGCCAACCAGTCTGAAGCCCGAG TTTACTCTCCGTCAGAGAAGAAGAGCGCTCAAGACGTGTCTGATGATGATATTGAGATCGTATTTGAGTGTAAACCAACGAGAGCGCAAGCAGAGCTGGCCGCCAGACTGATGCTTCCTCCTACCTTCTTCTGTTACAAAAACAGTCCAGGATACATCAGTGACGAAGACAGCGATG ATGAGGATTTTGAGAGCGCAGTGAGGAATCTGAAGGGGAAGCTGTATGTGGATGGAGCTGATGGAGCGTCTGATCATG ACTCGGAGGTCACTCTGGTGTGGGAGAAGCGGCCGACAGCAGACGAGGAGCAGAGAGCCAGACGCCTCCTCCTGCCTCCCACCTTCCTGTGCGGCGTCAGCAGCGACTCTGAAGCAGAGGCAGAGAAACTGGACGACTTCAGCACTGAGGTCCAGAAGGTACAGCAGGCCCAGGTGAAGCCCGTCCGCTGGGAGTCCGGACCGCAGGAGATCAGCGTTTCTTCATCAGCTCCTCAGGACACACAGGTGAAGCCCGTCCGCTGGGAGTCTGGACCGCAGGAGATCAGCGGTTCTTCATCAGCTCCTCAGGACACACAGGTGAAGCCCGAGCCGAGCGACGGCGGAGCAGAGGAGCGTCAGACTGATGGCAGCCGTCCCATCGATCTCTCCACCAAGAGAAGCAGTGAGAGCGACTCCAGCACAGCTACAG CTCTCTCTTTCGGATTCACATCTGCCGCTGGGTTTTCATTTGCAGAACTCGCTAAGACTTCAGGGGAATTTGCTTTTGGTAAAAAAG ATGCTGGTTTCTCGTGGTCCGGCGCAGGAGCCTCAGTCTTCGGGAGCGCAGCGGCTCAAACTAAAGAAGCAGAAGAGGAGGACAGCGATGATGAGACGCCCCACAGTGACGAGATCCACTTTGAGCCGATCGTGTCCCTGCCCGAG GTGGAGGTGAGGTCCGGTGAGGAGGACGAGGAGATCCTGTTCAAAGAGAGAGCCAAACTCTACCGCTGGGACCGCGAGCTCAACCAGTGGAAGGAGCGCGGCGTGGGAGACATCAAGATCCTCTTCCACCCCGAGAAGAAGAGCTATCGCCTGCTGATGAGACGAGAGCAGGTGCTCAAAGTGTGCGCCAACCACACCATCAGCCCCGGCATCGAGCTCAAGCCCATGAACACCTCGGCTAACGCTCTGGTGTGGACCGCCACCGACTActccg AGGGAGATGGGAAGGTGGAGCAGCTGGCAGCTAAGTTCAAGACTCCGGAGCTGGCCGAGTCCTTCAGACGAGCGTTCACAGACACACAGACCCGCATGTCTCAGACGGACGCCGCTCAGACGTCTGCCGCAGAGGCGCTGTCTCGAGACTCCAACCCTGTGGTGTTCTTCGACATCTCCATCGATGAGGAGCATGCTGGGAGAGTGGTCATGGAGCTCTTCGCTCACATCGTGCCCCGGACGGCGGAGAACTTCCGAGCTCTGTGTACGGGAGAGAAGGGCTTCGGTTACCGCCGCTCCGTCTTCCACAGGATCATCCCAGACTTCATGTGTCAG ggcgGTGATTTCACCAGTCATGATGGGACGGGGGGGAGGTCTATCTACGGAGGTAAGTTTGAGGACGAGAGCTTCGAGGTGAGGCACACAGGACCCGGCCTGCTGTCCATGGCCAACCGCGGCAGAGACACCAACAACTCTCAGTTCTTCATCACGCTCAAGAAAGCAGAGCACCTGGACTTCAAGCACGTGGCCTTCGGATTCGTCAAAGACGGCATGGATGTGGTGAGGAGGATGGGAGAGCTGGGCACTAAAGACGGGAAGCCCACGCACACCATCAGCATCTCCGAGTGTGGACAGATCCTGTGA